tttcgGTTAAAACACCATCACTATTTTtaagtaaaatataattttaaaataaaaaaaattccaTAGGTTTCTTTAAAACTTTCccatttataaatatacttATCTCTTCTACAATTTGTTATGTATATGTACATAAATAGATATATGAATTAAcaatcaaatatatatatatatatatatatatatttttaagaGTAAAAATTTTACTAGCTATTAgaatttctttttcaagATGACGTACTTtgattaatataaaaaagaaaaaaagtaaataaaaaaaataataaataataataataattaaatcatgaaggaaaaaatatatatatttttataattatattaaaatttttttttttaaatatatacatatatatatatatatatatattttttttttttaatttttgatGTTCAAATTTATAGAAATNNNNNNNNNNNNNNNNNNNNNNNNNNNNNNNNNNNNNNNNNNNNNNNNNNNNNNNNNNNNNNNNNNNNNNNNNNNNNNNNNNNNNNNNNNNNNNNNNNNNNNNNNNNNNNNNNNNNNNNNNNNNNNNNNNNNNNNNNNNNNNNNNNNNNNNNNNNNNNNNNNNNNNNNNNNNNNNNNNNNNNNNNNNNNNNNNNNNNNNNNNNNNNNNNNNNNNNNNNNNNNNNNNNNNNNNNNNNNNNNNNNNNNNNNNNNNNNNNNNNNNNNNNNNNNNNNNNNNNNNNNNNNNNNNNNNNNNNNNNNNNNNNNNNNNNNNNNNNNNNNNNNNNNNNNNNNNNNNNNNNNNNNNNNNNNNNNaaaaaaaaaaaaaaaaaaaaaaaaaactattTTATGTctttatttcattttacttcttcttttttagTTCTTTATACAATTACTAagaacatatattaaatgcTAGAAGCATCATTTTACACACATGCAAATGTAAAATAGGAAAATGATTAGGAAGAAACATATGTACAACAATTTCCTTTTCagaaaaaatttataaattaaaataaattgaGAACTGATGgaaacatttttttctaattaaaataatataggTTAATTGGTATTATAGGGCGTATAGAAgaattattacatatatatataatacaccttttatatttataatatgcACAAATCCATATAGATATTTTAATACTTACTgttatcaaaaaaaaaaaaaaaaaaaaaaaattcaatattataaatacgCTTAtctaaaaaatttttaagtatttcataaaaaaaaataaatagaaaatTTAAATGGAAGTAATCTTAATATATtggaaaaataataatatttaaatttattcatatttataaaatgaatattagAATTTTGTAggattatatattttttgcGACGAAatcttataaatatttatataatatatatatatttattcataaggataatattaatttacATACTCTTAAGTATAgacattttaaaaagaattatgttaaaaataaattttattgGAAAAGATATATTCTGTAATACATTCattattacaattttttttactattattatttttttttttttttttttgcttactatattattttatatagaaatatataaaaagaataaaaatgtatttatcGCATTTTTATGTGGCActaacatatattttacatttttatgaaaataaaaaggattgaaaaataaataattttatttcttattattataatatataataacgttcatttttaaattaaaaaaaatagccattttttcatattacATGAGGttgttatttataaatataaataaatatacatatatataagttcttaatatttttcgctttcatatttaagtttatttaaaataaatgtttaAACCACATTCTTTAAGAGGACAAATCACatcaatatataacaatttttttaataaaagaaaaaggaacaaaaagttataaacaaatatatattaaaaatacatgTGTATACATTacataagaaaaaatggataatgtaacgaaataaataaattaataaattatattaacaaaaGCGTTTGTAAttttctcatttttttgttatatgaattattcataaaagCATGAACGGTACAggtctttttttttttattctattttattttattttgtgtaaacttttttaataaaaaatttttaaaagtcTTGTAAAAAATGGAGAATGTACAACATGAACTGTtcatatttgttttttctaaatagaaaataatatctatatttttaccATATATCTCtttgtattaataataGCTAGTAGcgaaagaaaaaaaaaaaaaaaaaaaaaaaaaaaaaaaaaaaaaaaaaaaaaaaaaaaaaattaaaaaaaaaaaaaaatttttaaaaaataaaataaaaaaaaaaaaaaacaaaaaaaaaaNNNNNNNNNNNNNNNNNNNNNNNNNNNNNNNNNNNNNNNNNNNNNNNNNNNNNNNNNNNNNNNNNNNNNNNNNNNNNNNNNNNNNNNNNNNNNNNNNNNNNNNNNNNNNNNNNNNNNNNNNNNNNNNNNNNNNNNNNNNNNNNNNNNNNNNNNNNNNNNNNNNNNNNNNNNNNNNNNNNNNNNNNNNNNNNNNNNNNNNNNNNNNNNNNNNNNNNNNNNNNNNNNNNNNNNNNNNNNNNNNNNNNNNNNNNNNNNNNNNNNNNNNNNNNNNNNNNNNNNNNNNNNNNNNNNNNNNNNNNNNNNNNNNNNNNNNNNNNNNNNNNNNNNNNNNNNNNNNNNNNNNNNNNNNNNNNNNNNNNNNNNNNNNNNNNNNNNNNNNNNNNNNNNNNNNNNNNNNNNNagaaaaaagtaaaaaaaaaaatgttaaaaattgttttttttaaaaaaaaaaaaaaaaataaattttaaaaaaaaaacaatttgtaataaaaaaaaaaaaaagcgaaaaaaaaaaaaaaaaaaaaaaaaaaaaaaaaaaagaaggaaAAGAGAATTACTATATgcttttaatatataaaaatcttcataaaatataattatccATATAAACCATCAgataattaaaaaaaaaaaaaaataaggttgcaaaaaaatatttcgcttattaattttttttatgaacaCTTAAAgaaccaaaaaaaaaaaataaaaaataaaaaataaaaaataaaaaaaaataaaaaataaaaaataaaaaaaaataagacaaggaaaaatataaaaaatatataatgtgCAAAcgagaaaaatataaaattactttatattaaattcttttttatttcaaactttttctttttttcattttgtcttaatttttttttttttttcaaacAAAAAGTTTCTATGCACTATTATTGTTTCcacttttatattttcacctaaatttttttttatacaaattgttttaatatattaataatcctatttcttttattatttatttttttcttgttttgtttttcttcGTTCATAacaaattttatttatactatttatttattattattatatatatatatatttatatatctttgtaaataaaatgGCATGTGTTAATTTCAATTCTCCTTATCAAGCGGAGAAAAGAAGAACGTCTGAAAATGCTGATAACTGTAAATTGGAGACTTTGAATATGCCCATAAACTATTCTGACATGggtacaaaaaaaataaaaaattaattcaacatattatatgaatatatatgtaatattgtgtatgtatttaaatatatatatatatatatatatatatatatatattgctccttcattttaatatattttatttatttatttatttatttgtttttttttttttttttttcttgtagatcttatattatttccGGAGGGATccttaaaaaatattaacaataCTGTAGTAAATGAAAAGCATTTATTTGGAAAATCTGTAgctatatttttttcaaatgGAAGTGATCCCAAATGTAGGGCATTTTTACCATTTTTACAACAGGTTAAATTTTTTAGATTTctcatataaatataaaaatatacacataataattattacataataataataagaatataaataaataaataaataaataaatatatatatatatatatatatatatatatatatatatatatatatatatatatatatatagtatgtcatttaattttcatttgttatattttttttttttcgcGTTTCCTTATTTTATATAGTATTATAAGACCATTAACGAAGGAGGATCAAGCCAAAAAATAGAAGTAATTTTTGTAAGCATAGACCCAGATAGAAAATCATTTGAAGATCACAAAAAACACATGCCGTGGTTATATGTAGACGTAGCTGACCCTTTAACAgatatattgaaaaaacATTTCCGAGTAACAAATTCTCATGAAGTACCATTCTATGGATCAGGCCCAAGAAGCGATGTACCATGTTTAATTGTTGTAGGAAGTGACGGAAGAGAAGCCCAACTTTTACACATTTGCAGTGGAAGAGATGAAGGTGAAAAGGGATTACTAAGGTGGGATTTcagaaataatatttatacaccaaataaaaaggaaacatgttaatatatatatatatatatttatttatttatttattcatatatatatatatatatatatatatatatattcatatttaattgttttctttttttttaatatactaatataatttgagatataattttatttttttttatttttttttattttttctattaaataatttgtGAAATATACTGATAAAAGAGTACTAGAGTTTGTAAAAATTTTGTTGTtccatatataaaaaaaacgaaaatttataaataaaattaaaaagcATTAATATAAGATTTTAATATTGTATTTCATTATAGTTCTACAAATATATGTTGTTCAATTAAATATGAGGAAAACTTATGTAACCTAAAAAATTCTATTTATGTTAAAATATTGTCTTCTTCAATTGGTAAATACGGAATGTcttatatgtattatgtctagggaaatatatatatatatatatatatatatttatatttatttatttattttaatttatgtatattaacGTTTTGCACAGgcaaattataattattttttaaataagtaaacatatatatattttttccttttaaaaggtaaataaattttaaaatttcattaaatatatttttaaaatattgttatttgtctcatatgatataataagtttataatatggaaatatatattgtatttatgacctttaaaaaaaaaaaatatatatatatatatatatatatatatatatatataatataatataaaatatctattaaaatatgttattGCTCTAGAAACGATTTGAgctataataataatacacttcattttttttttttgtttttttaaatccttatttattatactaaatattttttagttttaaataaaaacaaaaaaaaaaacaatataaaatgtaatgCAAAAAAATCTAATATTTTGTCtatgaaaatgaaataatatgaaaatacagattatatacataatattgcaatatattttttaatagaTTTTCCACATTTTACAGACACACACAATTTATATTACGgtaatttttcttttctttttttttttaaatacgttttatgatataaaaaaaaatatattttaaattataagaatataaattaaatatatattatttatttaggctcattattaaaatttattttcttttaataatttattatatatatatatatatatatatatatatatatatatataatatatatttatttatttattgatatttatttttttttttttttatttattcttatttttataatatatatatttttttaaaatattttttgagGAATACCAAAAATTAATtggaataatatatatatatatatatatatatatatatatatatatatatatatatatatatattatatatatatatatttatttatttatttatttatttatttattcatattgattttattttttttacaatgAAACATTTTTGCTTTAATAACATTTTgcatattttcataatatacataatatttcttcttcatcttaataatataatattagGTGAGGGGGCAATATGGGAAGGGATAAGTAAAGACGAGATAAGGAATGTAAAGCATTTAACACATGAAGTTGAATTACAGATATATAGTCAGCATACTCAGAATTGTATGGCTTTATTTTGTAATGAGAAAGAGAGTAAATgtaaaaatgtttataaaGAATTTGTAAAAGCATCAAATGAATTAATAGATAATGATGTAGTATTTGTTTATGTGGATACGATTAGTTTAGCAAAAACAGCTGATAattttgaaataaaaaatataccCAAAATTTTAACATTTAAAGATTTTGATCCAGAAAAGGGGTATACATTTAATAGAAAGTatacaaaagaaaatattttagaATGGTTTAAATTGTTACCTGAACCTTCCATAGAAAtaatggaaaaaaataatgttgAGAAATATGTAGAGAtgcataaaaaaaaaggttaTGCGAGTATTATAGCATTTTGTATAAGAGGATCTGATAATGCTAATAAATTTGTCCATTTTGGTGAAACACAGAAACTACCAAATTTAGCTGTTggtttaatatatgttgaaaatgaagaagatgTAAAAATTGAAATTTTTAATGGACCTGGATCTACTATACCTAAAGAAAAtcttaaatataaagaCACATATGTACCATATAATGGTATATGGACCTCTGATAGTATATATCAATTTGctgataattatatgaaacaatttcctattattattaattacCATAGAAAATCATTACCACCTCTTAATGGcgatatatatttttacatatttaatCGTTTCGGAGAATATTCCGATACATTATATGTAGAGCTCTACGACTTAATAATGAAGCACAATCAGGTAGcacacatataaatataaagaaaaagaaaaataaaaaaaaaaaaaaaaaaaataaatttatatgtatatgtaaaatatttgCTCGTTAACTGTGTGAtgaatttaaatattcctagtaatatatatatatatatgtgtatattttatttattttttttttcttccttAATGTAGATAAAATTTGTTTTTCCAAGAAAAGATGAAGTTTTAGAACACTTTAATATAGAAAACCATATGAGTCTTATCAGTATTATGGATTATAATAATGCCTCTTTTGTTACTCTTTCTCAAATGCTAAGACCTAAAAAATATGCTAAAATAATGgatgaaaatataactGTATCACATGTTGAAAGTTTCTTAGatgaatttttaaaaaacaatCTTGCTGTTTATCGAAAATCTGAAAAACCAATTAAAAGAAgagaaaaacaaaaatatcAAATTTTATGTTCAAATGATTTTGAGTCATATGTTATGGATCCTGAAAAACTTgttcttatattttatcatgTTCAAGGTTGTAAAGAATGTAAACcattatttacattttgGGATACTGTAGCGAATTATTTCCATCTcgaaaataaatataaagatgTATTAGTTGCAACTATGGATGCtaaattaaatgatatgATTGATGAATCGGTGGATTACTATCCTAGTTTAGCTCTATACCCAAAAGGTAAACAATACAAAATgataaacaaataaaaataaaaataataaaattaaagaaaaaaataaaaaataaaaaataaaatcatattatgaattaattttatacaagcataacatttaataaaatatatatatatatatatatatatttatttatttatttatttatgtgtatattttaatgtAGGTGagaataaattaaaaaggaAACATATTTTACTTTTCCCCATGAAACTTGACACCTTGATTGATGTTGTAGATGAATATCTTGAGGATTTAGACCAAGATTTATAatgtaaattattattctattgttatatatacaatatatatatatatatatatatatatatatatatatatatatatttttgaatgttattatatagccataatatatgaatttaaaaaaaaaaaataaaaaaaataattgcAAAGACATGCATTTTGcaaataaaacatttaataaaagCTGAAccctttttttattatattatattatttatttttttgttcaacttaatttatgttttttttttttatttattaatataatgtaGATCAATTTACTGTTCTGATGATATTACACCAATTTATAATTACAAGAATGTTcgaattttttttttatatgattattttttcatacatatatatatatatatatatatatatatatgtatatatttatgtgtgtgtgtatatttttctctttATTTGGTGTTTAAGTATcctttatataatgtataaaaaaatgagaaaaGGTTCATCCGtttaaaaagaatgaaaaatatatatatatatatatatattaatatttattttctataagtaaatttatattttaataatgacatttttctttatatatatatatatatatatatatatatcaactgatttattttatttttactatatttatatttttttttataattttactCAAGCATGTGTCTTtaattaaaacaaaaataatgcAACTgattcaaaataaaaagaccacaaaaaacaaataacataattttaatatgttgcatatatatatatatatatataaatttatgtatatattaatatgtattgaaaaatataatatagcattttattttttaatataaatcaaCTTATAAAgtcaatatatatgtaaatatacatataaaaaaatagacacacattttataaaatacataaatatatatatatatatatatatatatatattattttattttatttatttatttatacaaattTTTGCGTGCAAGTTATTTAGCcgtttcattttttttgcATTAAACCTTTTAACAATGTTGTATATAACCAAGATCATAAGCAATGCTTGCCTGGCTATGTTAAATTGCGGAATGTGCATAACGGCAACAAATATGGCAAGAAAATTTATAGTGCAAGAATATGAAATATGTCCAATGGATCATAGAGGTTGTAATAAAGAAAAGTGGTATTTCGCTTGCTTttcatttgttttatatatgagTGCTTTATTTGGATgttttttatgtttattttttaaaagtttGAACAGGAGAAAGTTTATGTTActtataaattatttatttatgtttgGTAGTTtattaacaatatataataagcctcatataataatatttttattaactCAAGCTTTTTTTGGGTTAGCTATCGGATGTTCCTTTGTTATTGTATGTTTTTATGTTTTAGAGTATTCTACAAAAACATATCAGAATTTTTATGGATTTTATTTACAAACATTTTTTGCCTTAGGTATGTTTATAAGTTATTTATTTGGTGGTGCATATgagaatataaaatttgaTAATTTAAGAAGAACACacatatttttgtatacattatataaaatacattttttattacctACATTATTTAGCTTAATTTCTGTGTTGCTCTTccattttgtatataaaatggATACCCctttacatttatatgaGAAGAAAAGTTATAAGAAATATGAAACTCTAAAATCTAAAATCAATATGGAACAATTAGATGAAGTAACAGAATATCATAGgaataaaacaaataaagaAGTGAGATTTTTAATGAGTGATATGTTATTTATAGATTTCtggaataataaaaaattatttaacaCATCTTTAATAACATCATtaatttgttatttatattcatttagtggatgttttattttttttacaaaacctttcttattttataaatctTTTTCAACAAATATGGctaatacatttatatgtgtaggatttatattatggtatattatatgtacaaTCATATCTACTATCATATcacaatattataaaaagagaGACTTACTCATTATAGGATTAGTTTTACAAGTTATAGCATCTACAGCAATGGTTGCATCTTACTTTGTAACACTTACAAATATAActaataaaattattataacaacatcaatatttttatattttcttgGATTATCATTCGGATTTGGGCATATTATATGGACACATGTTTTTGAAACATTTCCAAATGAATGTAGAATACTAGCAGCattctt
Above is a genomic segment from Plasmodium reichenowi strain SY57 chromosome 9, whole genome shotgun sequence containing:
- a CDS encoding thioredoxin-like protein 1, putative, with product MACVNFNSPYQAEKRRTSENADNCKLETLNMPINYSDMDLILFPEGSLKNINNTVVNEKHLFGKSVAIFFSNGSDPKCRAFLPFLQQYYKTINEGGSSQKIEVIFVSIDPDRKSFEDHKKHMPWLYVDVADPLTDILKKHFRVTNSHEVPFYGSGPRSDVPCLIVVGSDGREAQLLHICSGRDEGEKGLLRWDFRNNIYTPNKKETC
- a CDS encoding sugar transporter, putative, giving the protein MLYITKIISNACLAMLNCGMCITATNMARKFIVQEYEICPMDHRGCNKEKWYFACFSFVLYMSALFGCFLCLFFKSLNRRKFMLLINYLFMFGSLLTIYNKPHIIIFLLTQAFFGLAIGCSFVIVCFYVLEYSTKTYQNFYGFYLQTFFALGMFISYLFGGAYENIKFDNLRRTHIFLYTLYKIHFLLPTLFSLISVLLFHFVYKMDTPLHLYEKKSYKKYETLKSKINMEQLDEVTEYHRNKTNKEVRFLMSDMLFIDFWNNKKLFNTSLITSLICYLYSFSGCFIFFTKPFLFYKSFSTNMANTFICVGFILWYIICTIISTIISQYYKKRDLLIIGLVLQVIASTAMVASYFVTLTNITNKIIITTSIFLYFLGLSFGFGHIIWTHVFETFPNECRILAAFFSYYALFIGAFIMSALLEFISINHYSYLFITFLLSLILSVICFNYFQKEDVVVIDKSKSFNVEEKDEAHSTS
- a CDS encoding protein disulfide isomerase; translated protein: MKHFCFNNILHIFIIYIIFLLHLNNIILGEGAIWEGISKDEIRNVKHLTHEVELQIYSQHTQNCMALFCNEKESKCKNVYKEFVKASNELIDNDVVFVYVDTISLAKTADNFEIKNIPKILTFKDFDPEKGYTFNRKYTKENILEWFKLLPEPSIEIMEKNNVEKYVEMHKKKGYASIIAFCIRGSDNANKFVHFGETQKLPNLAVGLIYVENEEDVKIEIFNGPGSTIPKENLKYKDTYVPYNGIWTSDSIYQFADNYMKQFPIIINYHRKSLPPLNGDIYFYIFNRFGEYSDTLYVELYDLIMKHNQIKFVFPRKDEVLEHFNIENHMSLISIMDYNNASFVTLSQMLRPKKYAKIMDENITVSHVESFLDEFLKNNLAVYRKSEKPIKRREKQKYQILCSNDFESYVMDPEKLVLIFYHVQGCKECKPLFTFWDTVANYFHLENKYKDVLVATMDAKLNDMIDESVDYYPSLALYPKGENKLKRKHILLFPMKLDTLIDVVDEYLEDLDQDL